The genomic DNA TCCGATTGCAGAACGTGCAGGCGTACCCGTGATCGCACCCTCAAATACTGCTAAAGGAATTCCTCAAATCGGTAAATATATTTCGCGTGTATCAGCTCCCGTTGCTGTAGTTGCTCCTAATGCGATCGATGCCGCTCTCAAAATCAATCCTCAAATCAAGAAAGTCGCCGTCTTCTTCGCTCAAAACGATGCTTTTAGTAAATCAGAAACAGGTACTTTCCAAGAGACCGTTAAGCAAAAAGGTTTAGAACTAGCAACCGTACAGACCTTCCAAACTACTGACACTGATTTTCAATCCCAAGTAACTAATGCGATTAACATCAAACCCGATTTAATTATCATTTCAGGATTATCAGCCGATGGAGGAAATCTCGTCAAACAGTTGCGTGAACTTGGATATAAAGGTCTAATTATCGGCGGAAATGGGTTAAACACGTCCAATATTCTGCCAGTATGTAAAGCGCTCTGTGATGGAATCATCATTGCTCAAGCCTATAGCCCTGAATTGAAGAACGAAGTCAATACTGCATTCCGTCAACTCTACACTGAACAAAATAAAAAAGAACCACCACAGTTTAGTGCTCAAGCATTTACAGGAGTCCAAGTATTTATCGAAGCATTACGTATTATCGATAAAACTACTAAGCTAAGTACACTAGCACTACCACAACTCCGCACACAGCTAAATGAAACATTACTAGCAGGCAAATACGTTACTCCTCTCGGTGAAATATCCTTCACTCCTGAAGGTGAAATCGTCCAGAAACAATTCTTTGTCGCTCAAATCAAAATGGATGCTGACGGTAATAGCGGCAAGTTCGCATTTATTAAATAACAAAAAGGCGATGAAAGTTAATTCTTTCATCGTCCTGTAGCAAAACC from Pseudanabaena sp. BC1403 includes the following:
- a CDS encoding ABC transporter substrate-binding protein; this translates as MKKLFSYAIATFMSCLLAVACTPANNNTITPNSPTTSGNQSSIPIGIAVAQTSNVALLGQEQVTGVKIAETYFNKLGGVNGTPIRLVLQDTAGDEQGAINAFNTLISQDKVVGIVGPTLSQQAFSADPIAERAGVPVIAPSNTAKGIPQIGKYISRVSAPVAVVAPNAIDAALKINPQIKKVAVFFAQNDAFSKSETGTFQETVKQKGLELATVQTFQTTDTDFQSQVTNAINIKPDLIIISGLSADGGNLVKQLRELGYKGLIIGGNGLNTSNILPVCKALCDGIIIAQAYSPELKNEVNTAFRQLYTEQNKKEPPQFSAQAFTGVQVFIEALRIIDKTTKLSTLALPQLRTQLNETLLAGKYVTPLGEISFTPEGEIVQKQFFVAQIKMDADGNSGKFAFIK